Proteins encoded in a region of the Mycolicibacterium duvalii genome:
- a CDS encoding S9 family peptidase → MKAPVAKRIGHRREHHGDVFVDHYEWLREKTSQDVVNYLEAENAYTEHVTADLAPLRQQIFDEIKARTKETDLSVPTRRGDWWYYGRSFAGKQYGVQCRCPVEDPDDWTPPQLDEDTEIPGEQILLDENVEAEGHDFFSLGAASVSVDGNILAYSVDVKGDERYTLRFKDLRTGQRYPDEIAGIGAGVTWAADNATVYYVTVDDAWRPDTVWRHRLGAQDSDERVYHEPDERFWVGVGRTRSNKYIIIAAGSAVTSELRYGPAEDPQATFQTIWQRRESVEYAVEHAVVGGQDRFLILHNDGAENFTLVDAPVDDPTAHRTLIEHRDDVRLDSVDAFDGHLVVSFRSEALPRIALWPVDGAGYGTMRNITFDSELMSVGLSANPNWSAPKLRIGATSFVTPVRIYDLDLATGERTLLREQPVLGDYSPHDYIERRDWAIAEDGARVPISIVHRADMQAPAPMLLYGYGAYESCEDPRFSIARLSLLDRGMVFAVAHVRGGGELGRPWYEHGKLLEKRNSFTDFIAVGRHLVDTGVTRPDRLAAYGGSAGGLLVGAVTNMAPDLFAGVLAAVPFVDPLTTILDPSLPLTVTEWDEWGNPLDDPEVYRYMKSYSPYENVDTRDYPAILAMTSLNDTRVYYVEPAKWVAALRHVQQSPDDGAKVLLKTEMNAGHGGISGRYERWKETAFQYAWLLDVTKADSGDG, encoded by the coding sequence ATGAAGGCCCCTGTAGCCAAACGGATCGGCCACCGCCGCGAACACCACGGTGACGTCTTCGTCGACCACTATGAGTGGCTGCGCGAGAAGACCAGCCAGGACGTGGTGAACTACCTGGAGGCCGAGAACGCCTACACCGAGCATGTGACGGCCGATCTGGCGCCGCTGCGACAGCAGATCTTCGATGAGATCAAGGCCCGCACCAAGGAGACCGATCTGTCGGTGCCTACCCGCCGGGGCGACTGGTGGTACTACGGCCGCAGCTTCGCCGGCAAACAGTACGGGGTGCAATGCCGTTGCCCGGTCGAGGATCCCGACGACTGGACACCACCGCAGCTCGACGAGGACACCGAGATCCCCGGCGAGCAGATCCTGCTCGACGAGAACGTCGAGGCCGAAGGACACGACTTCTTCTCCCTCGGTGCGGCCAGCGTCAGCGTCGACGGCAACATCCTGGCCTACTCGGTCGACGTCAAGGGCGACGAACGCTACACCCTGCGCTTCAAGGATCTGCGTACCGGGCAGCGGTATCCCGACGAGATCGCCGGAATCGGGGCCGGCGTGACGTGGGCTGCCGACAACGCGACCGTCTACTACGTCACCGTCGACGACGCGTGGCGCCCTGACACCGTCTGGCGACATCGTCTGGGCGCCCAGGACTCCGACGAACGGGTCTACCACGAACCCGACGAGCGATTCTGGGTCGGGGTGGGCCGCACCCGCAGCAACAAGTACATCATCATCGCCGCCGGCAGCGCGGTGACCTCGGAGCTGCGCTACGGCCCTGCCGAGGACCCGCAGGCGACGTTCCAAACCATCTGGCAGCGAAGGGAATCCGTCGAGTACGCGGTCGAACATGCGGTGGTCGGCGGGCAGGATCGGTTCCTCATCCTGCACAACGACGGTGCCGAAAACTTCACGCTGGTCGACGCACCCGTCGACGACCCCACCGCCCACCGGACGCTGATCGAACACCGCGATGATGTCCGCTTGGACTCGGTGGACGCATTCGACGGCCACCTGGTGGTCAGCTTCCGCAGCGAGGCACTGCCGCGCATCGCGCTCTGGCCGGTCGACGGTGCGGGCTACGGCACGATGCGCAACATCACGTTCGACTCGGAACTGATGTCGGTGGGTCTGTCGGCCAATCCGAACTGGAGCGCACCCAAGCTGCGCATCGGTGCGACGTCGTTCGTCACACCAGTGCGCATCTACGACCTCGACCTGGCTACCGGGGAGCGCACCCTGCTGCGGGAACAACCCGTGCTGGGCGACTACAGTCCGCACGACTACATCGAGCGCCGGGACTGGGCGATCGCCGAAGACGGCGCACGCGTTCCGATCTCGATCGTGCACCGTGCCGACATGCAGGCGCCTGCGCCGATGTTGCTCTACGGGTACGGCGCCTACGAATCGTGCGAGGACCCGCGGTTCTCCATCGCCCGGCTCTCGCTGCTCGACCGCGGCATGGTCTTCGCCGTCGCCCACGTCCGCGGCGGCGGAGAACTCGGCCGGCCATGGTACGAGCACGGCAAGCTGCTCGAGAAGCGCAACAGCTTCACCGACTTCATCGCCGTGGGAAGGCATCTCGTCGATACCGGGGTCACCCGGCCCGACAGGCTGGCCGCCTACGGCGGTAGCGCCGGCGGGCTGCTGGTCGGTGCGGTCACCAACATGGCACCCGACCTGTTCGCCGGGGTGCTCGCGGCGGTGCCGTTCGTCGACCCGCTCACGACCATCCTGGATCCGTCACTGCCGCTGACGGTCACCGAGTGGGACGAGTGGGGCAACCCGCTCGACGACCCCGAGGTCTACCGCTACATGAAGTCCTACTCGCCGTACGAGAACGTCGACACTCGCGACTATCCCGCGATTCTGGCGATGACGTCGCTCAACGATACCCGCGTGTACTACGTCGAGCCGGCGAAATGGGTTGCCGCACTGCGGCATGTGCAGCAGAGCCCGGACGATGGCGCCAAGGTATTGCTCAAGACCGAGATGAACGCCGGGCACGGCGGAATTAGCGGCCGCTACGAGCGGTGGAAGGAAACCGCCTTCCAGTACGCCTGGCTGCTCGACGTGACCAAGGCCGATTCCGGCGACGGCTAG
- a CDS encoding TetR/AcrR family transcriptional regulator, protein MARDSYHHGDLKAVILARAATLVAERGADGVSLRELARAAGVSHAAPAHHFTDRRGLFTALAAQGWRMLAAALAAARPEFSAAALAYVGFATANPGHYAVMFNRSLVNPDDPELLEARAAAGIELSAGVATLDDPRAADDPQAAGLAAWSLVHGFVMLYLNGVVGGDADPVDTARRVARMLFTEPGAR, encoded by the coding sequence ATGGCCAGAGACAGTTACCACCACGGCGATCTGAAGGCCGTGATCCTGGCGCGGGCGGCGACGTTGGTCGCCGAGCGCGGGGCAGACGGCGTTTCCTTGCGCGAACTGGCCCGTGCGGCAGGTGTTTCGCATGCCGCACCGGCGCACCATTTCACCGATCGCCGCGGATTGTTCACCGCGCTGGCCGCGCAGGGCTGGCGGATGCTCGCCGCGGCGCTGGCCGCCGCGCGACCGGAATTCAGCGCCGCAGCCTTAGCTTACGTAGGCTTCGCGACCGCCAATCCCGGACACTATGCGGTGATGTTCAACCGTTCCCTGGTCAATCCCGATGACCCTGAGCTGCTCGAAGCGCGTGCCGCCGCCGGCATCGAGCTCTCCGCTGGGGTTGCGACGCTGGACGACCCCCGCGCCGCCGACGACCCGCAAGCCGCGGGTCTGGCCGCGTGGTCGCTGGTACACGGCTTCGTGATGCTCTACCTCAACGGTGTGGTCGGCGGGGATGCCGACCCGGTGGACACTGCGCGGCGCGTCGCCCGGATGCTGTTCACCGAACCGGGCGCCCGGTAG
- a CDS encoding glutathione peroxidase has protein sequence MTDTALTDIPLTTLDGNATTLAELAPGGAALVVNVASKCGLTPQYSALEQLAKDYRDRGLTVIGVPCNQFMGQEPGTAEEIQTFCSTSYGVTFPLLAKTDVNGADRHPLYTQLTETADDSGQAGDVQWNFEKFLVAPDGTVAKRFRPRTEPDTPEVISAIEAVLPR, from the coding sequence ATGACCGATACCGCGCTGACCGACATCCCGCTGACCACCCTCGACGGCAACGCCACCACGTTGGCCGAGCTGGCCCCCGGCGGTGCGGCGCTGGTGGTCAACGTGGCCTCCAAGTGTGGACTGACGCCGCAGTACTCGGCGCTCGAACAACTCGCCAAGGATTACCGCGACCGCGGACTGACGGTGATCGGCGTGCCGTGCAACCAGTTCATGGGACAGGAGCCCGGCACCGCCGAAGAGATCCAGACGTTCTGTTCCACCAGCTACGGGGTGACGTTCCCGCTGCTGGCCAAGACCGACGTCAACGGCGCCGACCGCCACCCCCTCTACACGCAGCTCACCGAGACCGCCGACGACAGCGGTCAGGCCGGCGACGTGCAGTGGAACTTCGAGAAGTTCCTCGTCGCCCCCGACGGCACCGTAGCCAAGCGATTTCGCCCGCGCACCGAACCCGACACCCCCGAGGTGATCTCGGCCATCGAAGCCGTCCTGCCCCGTTAG
- a CDS encoding DUF2334 domain-containing protein, producing MPGQLIVSISGIDNRTLDEVSAFRGLLAGRGVPASLLVAPRRKNGYRLDHDPRTVDWLTHRRGDGDAIVLHGFEGAATSPAHEANLRLMAADRVLDHLGLRTRLFAGPKWNSSDGTATALRRNGFRLSAGLHEVVDLVRGQAVRARVLGIGEGFLAEPWWCRTLVLAAERTARRRGVVRVAVAARHLRRPGPRQAMLDAVDLALMHGCTPTVYRWRDRPELTAAA from the coding sequence GTGCCAGGACAACTGATCGTCTCGATCTCGGGTATCGACAACCGCACGCTCGACGAGGTCAGCGCGTTCCGGGGTCTGCTGGCCGGTCGCGGAGTCCCCGCATCGCTTCTGGTGGCGCCGCGCCGGAAGAACGGCTATCGCCTCGACCACGACCCACGCACCGTCGACTGGCTGACCCACCGTCGCGGGGACGGCGACGCGATCGTGCTGCACGGCTTCGAGGGCGCGGCGACTTCGCCTGCGCACGAAGCGAACCTGCGTCTGATGGCCGCCGACCGGGTGCTCGACCACCTGGGGCTGCGTACCCGTCTGTTCGCCGGGCCCAAGTGGAACAGCTCCGACGGGACTGCGACCGCATTGCGTCGCAACGGGTTCCGTCTCTCGGCGGGGCTGCACGAGGTGGTCGACCTGGTCCGAGGGCAGGCGGTGCGGGCCAGGGTGCTCGGCATCGGCGAAGGATTCCTGGCCGAGCCCTGGTGGTGTCGCACGCTGGTGCTGGCCGCCGAACGCACGGCACGGCGGCGCGGTGTCGTCCGGGTCGCGGTGGCCGCCCGCCACCTGCGGCGGCCAGGACCCCGGCAGGCGATGCTCGACGCGGTCGACCTGGCACTGATGCACGGCTGCACCCCCACCGTGTACCGGTGGCGGGACCGGCCTGAGCTGACGGCTGCCGCGTAG
- a CDS encoding FAD-binding dehydrogenase: MADADVIVVGAGLAGLVAACELADRGRSVLIVDQENAANIGGQAYWSFGGLFFVDSPEQRRLGIRDSHELALQDWLGTAGFDRAEDHWPRQWAQAYVDFAAGEKRRWLRDRGLQTFALVGWAERGGYDARGHGNSVPRFHITWGTGPALVDIFARRLSGRPGVRFAHRHRVDELLTENGAVVGVRGAVLQPSAEPRGVASSREVAGDFELRAQAVIVASGGIGGNHDLVRKNWPARMGRVPEQLLSGVPAHVDGRMLGISEAAGAHVINSDRMWHYTEGITNYDPIWPRHGIRILPGPSSLWLDANGKRLPAPLYPGFDTLGTLEYIARTGHDYTWFVLNKRIIDKEFGLSGQEQNPDLTGRSLRGVLDRSRNGPAPVHAFVDRGVDFVSANTLRDLVTAMNAVPDTEPVDYAVVEAEVTARDREVVNRFTKDSQITAVRAARNYLPDRISRVVAPHRLTEPKAGPLIAVKLHILTRKSLGGLETDLDSRALRADGSVLPGLYAAGEAAGFGGGGLHGYRSLEGTFLGGCVFSGRAAGRAAARDVG; encoded by the coding sequence ATGGCGGATGCTGATGTCATCGTGGTCGGTGCTGGTCTGGCGGGTCTGGTCGCAGCGTGCGAGCTCGCCGACCGGGGCCGCAGCGTCCTGATCGTCGATCAGGAGAACGCTGCGAACATCGGCGGTCAGGCCTACTGGTCGTTCGGCGGCCTGTTCTTCGTCGACAGTCCCGAGCAACGTCGTCTGGGCATCCGAGACAGCCACGAGCTGGCGCTGCAGGATTGGTTGGGCACCGCCGGATTCGATCGGGCCGAAGACCACTGGCCGCGGCAATGGGCCCAGGCCTATGTCGACTTCGCCGCCGGGGAGAAGCGACGCTGGCTGCGCGACCGCGGGCTGCAGACCTTCGCGCTGGTCGGCTGGGCCGAGCGCGGGGGGTACGACGCGCGCGGGCACGGCAACTCGGTGCCGCGGTTTCACATCACCTGGGGCACCGGGCCCGCGCTGGTCGACATCTTCGCGCGGCGCCTGTCGGGCCGGCCGGGGGTGCGGTTCGCGCACCGGCACCGCGTCGACGAGCTGCTCACCGAGAACGGCGCGGTCGTCGGGGTCCGCGGTGCGGTGCTGCAGCCCAGTGCCGAGCCCCGTGGTGTCGCGTCCTCGCGCGAGGTGGCCGGCGACTTCGAGCTGCGCGCGCAGGCGGTGATCGTGGCCAGCGGCGGCATCGGCGGCAACCACGACCTGGTCCGCAAGAACTGGCCGGCCCGGATGGGACGCGTGCCCGAGCAGTTGCTCAGCGGCGTGCCCGCGCACGTCGACGGCCGTATGTTGGGGATCTCCGAGGCCGCGGGCGCGCACGTCATCAACAGCGACCGGATGTGGCACTACACCGAGGGCATCACCAACTACGACCCGATCTGGCCGCGGCACGGCATCCGGATCCTGCCGGGTCCGTCGTCGCTGTGGCTCGACGCCAACGGCAAGCGCCTGCCCGCACCGCTGTACCCCGGCTTCGACACGCTCGGCACTCTGGAGTACATCGCGCGGACCGGGCATGACTACACCTGGTTCGTGTTGAACAAGCGGATCATCGACAAGGAGTTCGGGCTGTCGGGGCAGGAACAGAACCCCGACCTGACCGGCCGCAGTCTTCGCGGGGTGCTCGACCGGTCCCGCAACGGCCCCGCACCGGTGCACGCGTTCGTCGACAGGGGCGTCGACTTCGTCAGCGCGAACACTCTGCGCGACCTGGTGACCGCGATGAACGCCGTTCCCGACACCGAACCCGTGGACTACGCCGTCGTCGAAGCCGAGGTGACCGCCCGCGACCGCGAGGTGGTCAACCGGTTCACCAAGGACAGCCAAATCACCGCGGTCCGCGCGGCCCGCAACTACCTGCCCGACCGCATCAGCCGGGTGGTCGCGCCGCACCGGCTCACCGAGCCGAAGGCCGGCCCGCTCATCGCTGTCAAGTTGCACATCTTGACCCGAAAGTCGTTGGGCGGCTTGGAAACCGATCTCGACTCCCGGGCGCTGCGGGCCGACGGTTCGGTGCTGCCCGGTCTGTACGCCGCCGGCGAGGCCGCCGGGTTCGGCGGGGGCGGCCTGCACGGCTACCGCTCACTGGAGGGGACATTCCTCGGCGGGTGCGTGTTCTCGGGACGCGCGGCCGGGCGGGCGGCGGCCCGCGACGTGGGCTGA
- a CDS encoding MBL fold metallo-hydrolase, giving the protein MQLTHFGHSCLLASFPGESGAGTDPGTTVLFDPGIFSHGFEGITGLSAILITHQHPDHADPQRLPALVEANPQAALYADPQTAAQLGRPWQAVHVGDELSIGHLTVRGAGGRHAVIHPELPEIDNISYLIGDGRHPAKLMHPGDALFVPGEPVDVLATPAAAPWLKISEAVDYLRAVAPAHAVPIHQGIIAEAARPIFYGRLTEMTDTDFQVLEPESATGF; this is encoded by the coding sequence ATGCAGCTCACTCACTTCGGCCACTCCTGCCTGCTGGCGAGCTTTCCCGGCGAATCGGGCGCCGGCACTGACCCTGGCACGACCGTGCTGTTCGACCCCGGGATCTTCAGTCACGGCTTCGAGGGGATCACCGGTCTGTCCGCGATCCTGATCACCCATCAACACCCCGATCACGCCGACCCGCAGCGGCTGCCCGCCCTGGTCGAGGCGAATCCGCAGGCGGCCTTGTACGCCGATCCGCAGACCGCGGCGCAGCTCGGCCGACCGTGGCAGGCGGTCCACGTCGGTGACGAACTGTCCATCGGGCACCTGACCGTGCGCGGTGCGGGCGGTCGGCACGCCGTGATCCACCCGGAACTCCCCGAGATCGACAATATCTCGTATCTGATCGGCGACGGCCGGCACCCGGCGAAGCTGATGCACCCGGGCGACGCGTTGTTCGTCCCCGGCGAACCGGTGGACGTGCTGGCCACCCCGGCCGCCGCGCCGTGGCTCAAGATCTCCGAGGCGGTGGACTATCTGCGTGCGGTGGCCCCGGCCCACGCGGTGCCGATCCACCAGGGCATCATCGCCGAGGCCGCCCGGCCGATCTTCTACGGCCGGCTGACCGAGATGACCGACACCGACTTCCAGGTGCTCGAACCGGAGTCGGCGACCGGTTTCTGA
- the purS gene encoding phosphoribosylformylglycinamidine synthase subunit PurS, whose protein sequence is MATVVVHVMPKAEILDPQGQAIVGALTRLGFDGISDVRQGKRFELEVDGDLSDDQLAEIAESLLANTVIEDWTITREGGDA, encoded by the coding sequence GTGGCAACAGTGGTGGTACACGTCATGCCGAAGGCCGAGATTCTGGATCCGCAGGGGCAGGCGATCGTCGGCGCGCTCACGCGGCTGGGTTTCGACGGCATCTCAGATGTCCGGCAGGGCAAGCGCTTTGAGCTTGAAGTCGACGGTGATCTCAGCGATGACCAGCTGGCCGAGATCGCGGAGTCGCTGCTGGCGAACACGGTGATCGAAGACTGGACCATCACCCGCGAGGGGGGCGACGCGTGA
- the purQ gene encoding phosphoribosylformylglycinamidine synthase subunit PurQ translates to MSARVGVITFPGTLDDIDAARAVRLAGGEAVSLWHADADLKGVDAVVVPGGFSYGDYLRAGAIAKFAPVMGEVVAAAQRGMPVLGICNGFQVLCEAGLLPGALTRNVGLHFICRDTWLEVAANTTAWTSRYEQGADLLVPLKSGEGRYVADERVLDELEGEGRVVFRYRENLNGSMRDIAGISSANGRVVGLMPHPEHATEPLTGPSDDGLGIFYSALDAVLVS, encoded by the coding sequence GTGAGCGCTCGCGTGGGCGTCATCACATTTCCGGGGACGCTGGACGACATCGACGCCGCCCGCGCGGTACGGCTGGCCGGTGGCGAGGCGGTGAGCCTCTGGCACGCCGACGCCGACCTCAAAGGGGTCGACGCGGTCGTGGTTCCGGGCGGATTCTCCTACGGCGACTATCTGCGCGCCGGGGCCATCGCGAAGTTCGCACCGGTGATGGGCGAGGTGGTCGCCGCCGCGCAACGCGGCATGCCGGTGCTCGGGATCTGCAACGGTTTCCAGGTGCTCTGCGAGGCCGGCCTGCTGCCGGGCGCGCTGACCCGCAACGTCGGGCTGCACTTCATCTGCCGCGACACCTGGCTGGAGGTGGCCGCCAACACGACGGCGTGGACGTCGCGCTACGAGCAGGGTGCCGACCTGCTGGTGCCGCTGAAGTCCGGTGAGGGCCGCTACGTCGCCGACGAGCGCGTGCTCGACGAACTGGAGGGCGAGGGCCGGGTGGTGTTCCGCTACCGGGAGAACCTCAACGGCTCGATGCGCGACATCGCCGGGATCAGCTCGGCCAACGGGCGCGTCGTCGGGCTGATGCCGCACCCCGAGCATGCCACCGAGCCGCTGACCGGTCCGTCCGACGACGGCCTGGGCATCTTCTACTCGGCGCTGGACGCAGTTTTGGTGTCCTGA
- a CDS encoding type VII secretion target, protein MLVDPDVLRAFAAQVEAAAGALNGLDVGHTATTAADGLPGSSTQWATRQVGERLGRIAADLLGDIFAMGDAVRGAGDRYEVTDESLAGQFTKLF, encoded by the coding sequence GTGCTGGTTGATCCGGATGTGCTGCGGGCATTTGCCGCTCAGGTGGAGGCTGCCGCGGGCGCGCTGAACGGTCTGGACGTCGGACACACCGCCACCACGGCGGCCGACGGGCTGCCGGGTTCGTCGACGCAGTGGGCGACCCGGCAGGTGGGCGAGCGGCTGGGCAGGATCGCAGCGGATCTGCTCGGCGACATCTTCGCCATGGGTGACGCAGTGCGCGGCGCGGGGGACCGGTACGAGGTGACCGACGAGAGCCTGGCAGGCCAGTTCACGAAGTTGTTCTGA